A single window of Sparus aurata chromosome 12, fSpaAur1.1, whole genome shotgun sequence DNA harbors:
- the ccdc80l2 gene encoding coiled-coil domain-containing protein 80, translating to MFLFCNSRWPLLLFAALWSFSYPSLLTAWPGISYSKPKDQLDPNVRDWGDYSDLPPGIEQGLGLDVDGEHGGSRGVEEPSSSLAPELDFLADFAGKKRLWVITAPSHNDHYLRMMEKQLEDMEQKGLNCRLAERDTFIITIIQNAMMEGRIQKTTFQGDAIVESLDPDTVTKLLHYLELTSQEQGFTTLVVKKNLRVSERFPFPVRVEAILEVIDQFPMRKLEKMTRKGSQLRCKPTKKKVLVARKKKKKTVLSPQRRGNVTSVVALQRKPPVDKKAALKSKIQDILSGRSRFVIRKEPAVGSTRGRESNSGGRATSKVHGAPSVSKSNEDIKKDRADSTVEEGKKRHRGKNSEVEKEVNVKEDTQKKQSSKRKGKGKKGKKGKGRGKKSNRETSEKDKTALKAFLDSFKGSRRLMLISTPSKDATLYVQQTEENKKQHCDLAIRKITVATIVGTGRDAVLTLQHHQLESEPPLSDQSEHLSDTGLISLLRSELSLSSSDLFSMTVTDYDIKPNRVFEAPPSSPALFEYIDNFPSRRSEKEKERKSPAICSKNSQQPEAENSLLRFMSKRRLLLVSAPSEDDYSFQQQLSALNGQECHLGIRHFAMLKLIGVGHKASGTVELFPLNGRSQSEVEPLSRDMVNNLREQLKISKDYFSMLVVGKDGDVKAWFPSPMWSLDSIYDLVDSMEHRFQEEKLQKRLGIHCPDDRGRGGGEGEHYGGYDDGGSRDMYIYHRPEE from the exons ATGTTTCTGTTCTGTAACTCACGCTGGCCTCTGCTGTTGTTCGCCGCCCTGTGGAGCTTCAGCTACCCGAGTTTGCTCACCGCCTGGCCGGGCATCAGCTACAGCAAGCCCAAAGATCAGCTGGACCCCAACGTGAGGGACTGGGGAGACTATTCGGACCTCCCTCCAGGAATTGAGCAAGGGTTGGGGCTAGACGTGGACGGAGAACATGGAGGCAGCCGAGGAGTCGAAGAGCCCTCATCAAGCCTGGCTCCGGAGCTGGATTTCCTGGCAGACTTTGCAG GTAAAAAGCGACTGTGGGTGATAACAGCCCCATCACACAATGACCACTACCTGCGTATGATGGAGAAACAGCTGGAAGACATGGAGCAG AAAGGGCTCAACTGCCGCCTAGCAGAAAGAGACACattcatcatcaccatcatccaGAACGCCATGATGGAAGGTCGAATCCAGAAAACAACTTTTCAAGGAGATGCTATAGTAGAGAGCCTTGACCCTGACACAGTTACCAAACTGCTGCACTATCTGGAGCTTACCAGCCAG GAACAAGGTTTCACCACGCTGGTCGTGAAGAAGAACCTTCGCGTCAGCGAGCGCTTCCCATTTCCGGTCCGTGTTGAGGCTATTTTGGAGGTCATTGATCAGTTCCCCATGAGGAAGCTGGAGAAGATGACCAGAAAAGGATCTCAGCTGAG GTGTAAACccactaaaaagaaggttttagtggcgaggaaaaagaagaagaagacggtgCTGAGCCCTCAGAGACGAGGGAATGTGACTTCTGTCGTGGCCTTGCAAAGAAAACCTCCGGTGGACAAAAAGGCTGCCCTGAAGAGTAAGATCCAGGACATCCTGAGTGGACGGTCGAGGTTTGTTATCCGTAAGGAGCCTGCAGTGGGTTCCACGAGGGGAAGGGAGTCAAACAGCGGTGGTCGGGCCACTTCAAAGGTGCACGGAGCCCCATCCGTGTCAAAGAGCAACGAAGACATAAAGAAAGACAG GGCTGACTCCACTGtggaagaaggaaagaaaagacacagaggGAAAAACAGCGAAGTTGAAAAAGAGGTGAATGTAAAGGAGGATACACAAAAAAAGCAGAGCTCTAAGAGAAAGGGGAAAGGGAAGAAGGGGAAGAAAGGGAAAGGAAGAGGGAAGAAGTCCAACAGAGAGACCAGTGAGAAGGATAAAACAGCCCTGAAGGCGTTTTTGGACAGTTTCAAGGGCTCAAGAAGGTTGATG TTGATTTCGACGCCCAGCAAAGATGCAACGCTGTACGTCCAGCAGACGGAGGAGAACAAGAAGCAACACTGTGACCTCGCAATCAGGAAGATCACCGTGGCGACCATTGTGGGCACGGGACGTGACGCTGTGCTCACGTTGCAACACCACCAGCTTG AGTCAGAGCCTCCTCTCAGCGACCAATCAGAACATCTCTCAGACACAGGCCTGATCTCTCTGTTGAGATCAGAGCTCAGCCTGTCGTCCTCTGACCTCTTTTCCATGACCGTCACGGACTACGACATCAAGCCCAAT AGAGTATTTGAGGCTCCTCCATCAAGTCCTGCTCTGTTCGAGTACATTGACAACTTTCCCTCAAGGCgctcagaaaaagaaaaagaaaggaagagtCCTGCGATCTGCTCCAAAAACAGTCAACAGCCTGAAGCTGAGAATTCACTGCTCAG ATTCATGTCTAAGAGGAGACTGCTGCTTGTCTCTGCTCCCTCTGAGGACGACTACTCGTTCCaacagcagctctctgctctcaATGGACAGGAGTGTCACCTGG GTATTCGCCACTTTGCCATGCTGAAGCTGATTGGAGTTGGACACAAGGCATCAGGAACTGTTGAGCTATTTCCACTTAATG GTCGGAGTCAGAGTGAGGTTGAGCCGTTATCGCGCGACATGGTCAACAACCTGAGAGAACAGCTGAAGATCAGTAAGGACTACTTCAGCATGCTCGTCGTGGGGAAAGACGGTGACGTGAAGGCGTGGTTCCCGTCACCCATGTGGTCCCTGGATAGCATCTACGACCTGGTGGACTCCATGGAGCACCGCTTCcaggaggagaagctgcagaaGAGACTGGGGATCCACTGCCCTGATGACAGGGGGAGAGGAGGCGGCGAGGGGGAGCATTATGGAGGCTATGATGATGGGGGGTCCAGGGATATGTACATATATCACCGACCAGAGGAATGa